From Heliomicrobium modesticaldum Ice1, a single genomic window includes:
- the sucD gene encoding succinate--CoA ligase subunit alpha — MAILVNAASNVLIQGITGKQGSFHFKQMRAFGTNVVAGVAPGKGGNLFEGVPLYETVQEACEHHRIDATVLFIPAAFCKDAALEAIEAGIKVIVIITEHIPVQDELIIVNRAKLKEAVIIGPNTFGMASWKCKLGILPNVAFSPGPVGVVARSGTLTYEIVGSLTNVGIGQTSVVGLGGDRVPGSSFVDMLKRFEVDPDTKCVVLVGEIGGNAEEEAAEFIKTMSKPVVAYLAGKSAPPGKRMGHAGAIIERGKGTYEGKVKALTAAGAQVATFPYEVVEKVQTLLGRP, encoded by the coding sequence ATGGCGATCCTGGTCAATGCGGCATCGAATGTACTTATTCAGGGGATCACGGGCAAACAGGGAAGCTTCCACTTCAAGCAGATGCGGGCCTTCGGGACCAACGTCGTCGCCGGCGTCGCGCCGGGGAAGGGCGGCAACCTCTTTGAGGGCGTGCCCCTCTACGAGACGGTCCAAGAAGCCTGCGAACATCACCGCATCGACGCAACGGTGCTGTTCATTCCGGCGGCCTTCTGCAAAGATGCGGCCCTGGAAGCCATCGAAGCGGGCATCAAAGTCATCGTCATCATCACTGAACATATCCCGGTGCAGGATGAGTTGATCATCGTCAATCGGGCCAAACTGAAGGAAGCAGTCATCATCGGACCGAACACCTTCGGCATGGCCTCTTGGAAATGCAAGCTGGGCATCCTCCCTAACGTCGCCTTCTCCCCGGGGCCGGTCGGCGTCGTGGCCCGTTCAGGAACGTTGACCTATGAGATCGTCGGCTCCTTGACGAATGTCGGCATCGGCCAGACCAGTGTCGTCGGTCTCGGCGGAGACCGCGTCCCGGGTTCATCATTTGTGGATATGCTCAAGCGGTTTGAGGTCGACCCAGACACCAAGTGTGTCGTCCTGGTGGGCGAGATCGGCGGCAACGCCGAGGAAGAGGCGGCCGAGTTTATCAAGACCATGAGCAAGCCTGTCGTCGCATACCTGGCCGGGAAGAGCGCTCCTCCGGGCAAGCGGATGGGCCATGCGGGCGCGATCATCGAGCGCGGCAAGGGCACTTACGAAGGAAAAGTGAAGGCTCTGACCGCCGCCGGCGCGCAAGTGGCCACCTTCCCCTACGAAGTCGTAGAAAAAGTCCAGACGCTGCTCGGCCGTCCCTGA
- the sucC gene encoding ADP-forming succinate--CoA ligase subunit beta → MKCFEFMGKEIFARFGIPVPRGRMVLTPEDAAQAAAEIGKPVVIKSQVLSGKRGKAGGIKFADTPEEAAQAAAEVLSMTVQGLPVRRVLVEEKLKIDAELYVAITIDGAAKAPVVIASAKGGMDIEEQDEADIVKTHLDVFLGLPAFLARDVARKIGLRGNLAKEFSDILSKMYCILNHKDAELVEINPLVVSGDHLIAADAKLTIDDSALYRQKDIPFVDEDMTEVEKMAKAAGVGSFVELGGDIAIMANGAGITMGTLDMIQLFGGRPANFMDAGGGTGVEGTAKAISILLAQNPKVIFINIFGGITRCDDVANALAQVKRDMGIPVPVVVRMVGTNEEAGVRILKEVGIDAYRDMKTAAQMAVALAKRGEGA, encoded by the coding sequence GTGAAGTGCTTCGAGTTCATGGGGAAAGAAATCTTCGCGCGCTTTGGCATCCCGGTTCCCCGGGGCCGCATGGTTCTGACGCCGGAAGATGCGGCGCAAGCGGCGGCGGAGATCGGTAAGCCTGTCGTCATCAAGTCCCAAGTCCTTTCCGGCAAGCGGGGCAAAGCCGGCGGCATCAAATTTGCTGACACCCCGGAAGAAGCTGCGCAAGCGGCGGCGGAAGTGCTGTCCATGACGGTCCAGGGTCTGCCGGTCCGGCGTGTTCTCGTCGAAGAAAAACTGAAGATCGACGCTGAACTCTATGTGGCCATCACCATCGACGGCGCCGCCAAAGCGCCTGTCGTGATCGCCTCGGCCAAGGGCGGCATGGATATTGAGGAGCAGGACGAAGCGGACATCGTCAAAACCCATCTGGACGTCTTTTTAGGCCTACCGGCCTTTCTTGCCAGGGATGTGGCGAGAAAAATTGGTCTCCGCGGCAATCTTGCCAAGGAGTTTTCTGACATACTGTCGAAAATGTATTGTATCCTCAATCACAAGGATGCAGAACTGGTCGAGATCAACCCGCTTGTCGTCTCCGGTGACCATCTGATCGCCGCAGACGCCAAACTGACTATCGATGACAGCGCCCTCTATCGCCAGAAGGACATCCCCTTCGTCGATGAAGACATGACGGAAGTGGAAAAGATGGCCAAGGCGGCCGGGGTCGGCTCTTTCGTCGAACTGGGCGGCGACATCGCCATCATGGCCAACGGCGCCGGCATCACCATGGGCACCCTGGACATGATTCAACTCTTTGGCGGCCGTCCGGCCAACTTCATGGACGCCGGCGGCGGAACGGGCGTAGAAGGCACGGCCAAGGCGATCAGCATCCTCCTGGCTCAAAATCCCAAGGTCATATTCATCAACATATTTGGCGGGATCACCCGCTGTGATGACGTCGCCAATGCCCTGGCGCAGGTAAAGCGGGATATGGGCATCCCCGTCCCGGTCGTCGTCCGCATGGTCGGCACCAACGAGGAAGCAGGTGTTCGCATCCTGAAGGAAGTCGGTATCGACGCCTATCGGGATATGAAGACGGCCGCGCAAATGGCCGTTGCGCTTGCAAAACGCGGGGAGGGGGCGTAG
- the sdhB gene encoding succinate dehydrogenase iron-sulfur subunit, which yields MAETIRLRVKRQDGPNGTPRWEEFAIPYRKNLNVIAMLQDIQKNPVLANGQKTTPVVFECNCLEEVCGACSMIVNGKPRQACSALVDQLSQPITLEPLSKFPLIRDLQVDRTRMFESLKKVKAWIDIDGTYDLGAGPRMAPRDQEWAYPLSRCMTCGCCAESCPNYNQKSAFIGPAAISQVRLFNAHPTGEMQSHERLDAVMGPGGITDCGNAQNCVRVCPKEIPLTTSIADIGRQTVFRWIDRALRS from the coding sequence ATGGCCGAAACGATTCGTTTGCGTGTAAAACGGCAAGACGGTCCGAACGGGACCCCGCGTTGGGAAGAGTTCGCCATTCCGTACCGGAAAAATCTCAACGTGATCGCCATGTTGCAGGACATTCAGAAAAATCCCGTGCTGGCCAACGGTCAGAAGACGACCCCTGTCGTCTTTGAGTGCAACTGCCTGGAAGAAGTCTGCGGCGCTTGTAGCATGATCGTCAACGGCAAACCCCGTCAAGCCTGCTCGGCTCTGGTGGACCAACTGAGCCAGCCCATCACCCTGGAGCCGCTCTCCAAGTTCCCTCTGATCCGCGACCTGCAGGTCGACCGGACCCGGATGTTCGAGAGCCTGAAAAAGGTGAAGGCTTGGATCGACATCGACGGCACCTATGACCTGGGCGCCGGCCCTCGCATGGCCCCGCGCGACCAGGAGTGGGCCTATCCACTCTCCCGTTGCATGACCTGCGGTTGCTGCGCCGAGTCCTGCCCCAACTACAACCAGAAGTCGGCCTTCATCGGGCCGGCGGCCATCTCTCAGGTCCGTCTCTTCAATGCTCACCCCACCGGCGAGATGCAGTCCCATGAACGCCTTGACGCCGTCATGGGCCCGGGCGGCATCACCGACTGCGGCAACGCCCAGAACTGTGTCCGCGTCTGCCCGAAAGAGATCCCCCTGACCACATCCATCGCCGACATCGGCCGGCAGACGGTGTTCCGCTGGATCGATCGGGCGCTGCGCTCGTAA
- the sdhA gene encoding succinate dehydrogenase flavoprotein subunit, whose protein sequence is METRIIVVGGGLAGLMAAIKICEAGGKVDLFSLVSVKRSHSVCAQGGINGAVNTKGEGDSPYEHFDDTVYGGDFLANQPPVKAMCDAAPGIIYMMDRMGVMFNRTPEGLLDFRRFGGTKHHRTAFAGATTGQQLLYALDEQVRKWEAAGRVTKYENWDYLSAVIDGEGICRGIVAQDMASMEIRAFRGDAVILATGGIGMIFGRSTNSTINTGSPQSSAYQQGVYYANGEMIQVHPTAIPGEDKLRLMSESARGEGGRVWTYKDGKPWYFLEEWYPAYGNLVPRDVATRAIHKVCYELGLGIDGKPQVYLDLSHIDAKTLDRKLGGILEIYEKFVGDDPRKVPMKIFPGMHYTMGGLWTDYNGMTNIPGLFASGEAEYQYHGANRLGANSLLSAIFGGMVSGPATMKYVKGLKKSAADVPQSVFDQELKRQQAKMEEIYRMSGTENPYKIHEELGNMMLQHVTIVRINKDLKATDNKLQELMARWKKIGLPDSSRHANQSAIFTRHLWNMLELARVITIGALNRNESRGAHYKPEFPNRDDENFLKTTKAKWTAQGPVLEYEDVDVSLIKPRPRRYDVDKGAN, encoded by the coding sequence ATGGAAACGCGTATTATCGTCGTTGGTGGCGGTCTTGCCGGTCTGATGGCCGCTATCAAAATTTGCGAAGCCGGCGGTAAAGTCGACCTCTTTTCCTTGGTCTCTGTGAAACGCTCCCACTCGGTCTGCGCCCAGGGCGGGATCAATGGGGCTGTTAACACCAAGGGGGAAGGCGACTCCCCTTACGAACATTTCGACGACACTGTTTACGGCGGCGACTTCCTGGCGAACCAGCCTCCCGTCAAGGCCATGTGCGATGCGGCCCCCGGGATCATCTACATGATGGACCGCATGGGCGTCATGTTCAACCGGACACCGGAAGGCCTCTTGGACTTCCGCCGTTTCGGTGGCACGAAGCACCACCGCACCGCTTTTGCCGGCGCGACGACGGGTCAGCAGCTCCTCTACGCGCTGGATGAGCAGGTCCGCAAATGGGAAGCAGCCGGTCGTGTTACCAAATATGAGAACTGGGACTACCTCTCCGCTGTCATCGACGGCGAAGGCATCTGCCGTGGCATCGTCGCCCAGGATATGGCCTCTATGGAGATCCGCGCTTTCCGCGGTGACGCAGTCATCTTGGCCACCGGCGGTATCGGCATGATCTTCGGCCGTTCCACCAACTCGACCATCAACACCGGTTCGCCCCAATCCTCGGCTTACCAGCAGGGCGTCTACTACGCCAACGGCGAGATGATTCAGGTGCATCCCACCGCCATCCCCGGCGAAGACAAGCTGCGCCTGATGTCCGAATCGGCCCGCGGCGAAGGCGGCCGGGTGTGGACTTATAAAGACGGCAAGCCCTGGTACTTCCTCGAAGAATGGTATCCGGCCTACGGCAACCTGGTTCCCCGGGACGTGGCCACCCGCGCCATTCATAAGGTCTGCTATGAACTGGGCCTCGGCATCGACGGCAAGCCCCAGGTCTACCTGGATCTGTCTCACATCGATGCTAAGACCCTGGACCGCAAGCTCGGCGGCATCCTCGAGATTTACGAGAAGTTCGTCGGCGACGACCCGCGCAAAGTGCCTATGAAGATCTTCCCCGGTATGCACTACACCATGGGCGGCCTCTGGACTGACTACAACGGCATGACCAACATCCCCGGTCTCTTCGCCTCCGGTGAAGCCGAGTACCAATACCATGGCGCGAACCGTCTCGGCGCCAACTCGCTCCTCTCGGCCATCTTCGGCGGCATGGTCTCCGGCCCGGCGACCATGAAGTATGTCAAGGGCTTGAAAAAGTCGGCTGCCGATGTTCCCCAGTCTGTCTTTGACCAGGAACTGAAACGCCAGCAGGCCAAGATGGAAGAGATCTACCGCATGAGCGGCACGGAAAACCCCTACAAGATCCACGAAGAGCTCGGCAACATGATGCTGCAGCACGTCACCATCGTCCGGATCAACAAAGACCTGAAGGCGACGGACAACAAGCTGCAAGAGCTCATGGCCCGCTGGAAGAAGATCGGCCTGCCGGACAGCAGCCGCCATGCCAACCAGTCGGCCATCTTCACCCGCCATCTCTGGAACATGCTTGAACTGGCCCGCGTGATCACCATCGGCGCCCTCAACCGGAATGAAAGCCGTGGCGCCCACTACAAGCCCGAATTCCCGAATCGTGATGACGAGAACTTCCTGAAGACGACGAAGGCGAAGTGGACGGCTCAAGGCCCGGTGCTCGAATATGAAGACGTCGATGTCTCTCTCATCAAGCCGCGGCCCCGCCGTTATGACGTGGACAAGGGGGCGAACTAA
- a CDS encoding succinate dehydrogenase cytochrome B558 — protein MSDNNHFLIRKVHSLLGIIPIGLFFAEHTLMNSMAIVSQDIWLAWTSFLHHLPFKIFLEMAMIFLPIAFHAIYGLYIVYVAKNNVLQYNYFRNWMFYLQRITAIITVLFVVWHVWSLKMMNFWSVTSGTYFTNFGQYLASSPIALAAYVIGFLAAAFHFANGIWSFCVAWGITIGPKAQNVTFLLCMGIMGVLSVGGLGALYFLMNAAH, from the coding sequence ATGTCGGACAATAATCATTTTCTGATCCGTAAAGTTCACTCCTTGCTCGGCATCATTCCTATCGGCCTGTTTTTTGCTGAGCATACGTTGATGAACTCCATGGCTATCGTCAGTCAGGACATCTGGCTGGCTTGGACGAGTTTCCTTCATCACCTGCCGTTCAAGATCTTCCTTGAGATGGCAATGATTTTCCTTCCCATCGCTTTTCACGCCATTTACGGCCTCTATATCGTCTATGTGGCCAAGAACAACGTGCTTCAGTACAACTACTTCCGGAACTGGATGTTCTACCTGCAGCGCATCACAGCCATCATCACCGTTCTTTTTGTGGTCTGGCACGTCTGGTCTCTGAAGATGATGAACTTCTGGAGCGTGACCAGCGGCACCTACTTCACCAACTTCGGCCAATACCTGGCTTCTAGCCCCATCGCGTTGGCCGCTTACGTCATCGGTTTCTTGGCTGCCGCTTTCCACTTCGCCAACGGCATCTGGAGCTTCTGTGTCGCCTGGGGCATCACGATCGGTCCGAAAGCGCAAAATGTGACCTTTCTGTTGTGCATGGGCATCATGGGCGTCCTTTCTGTCGGCGGCCTGGGAGCGCTCTACTTCCTGATGAATGCGGCTCACTAA
- a CDS encoding NAD(P)/FAD-dependent oxidoreductase: MSDRYDSVVIGCGPAGLSAALNLHIRNKAFILLGTKQCSHRLAKAERIDNYLGLPEISGKELMDRYLHHVSSRGIELREERVTAVYPGDGAFAVVTGKGQYTARSLIVATGVHIEKVLPGENEFLGRGVSYCATCDGPLFRGKRVALIDYTGGAAYDEVLFLASVADTLYYLLPEGKTASATAAVKLPLPANVTQLRRSSLSIKGADTVTSLVADEQEFALDGVFILRETQKAEILVPGLATDDKAVTVDGQMATNIPGVFAAGDCTGKPYQLARAVGQGAVAALSAVGYLDNPRN; the protein is encoded by the coding sequence ATGTCTGACCGTTACGACTCTGTCGTCATCGGTTGCGGGCCTGCCGGTCTGTCGGCAGCCTTGAACCTGCACATCCGGAACAAGGCATTCATCCTTCTGGGAACGAAGCAGTGCAGTCATCGTCTGGCAAAAGCCGAACGGATCGACAACTACCTGGGCTTGCCGGAGATCTCCGGCAAGGAACTTATGGATCGCTATCTTCATCATGTGTCCAGCCGCGGCATCGAGCTGCGGGAAGAACGAGTGACAGCGGTCTATCCGGGAGATGGCGCCTTCGCTGTAGTCACCGGGAAGGGCCAGTATACGGCCCGATCGCTGATCGTGGCCACCGGCGTCCATATCGAAAAGGTGTTGCCTGGGGAAAACGAGTTCCTGGGCAGGGGTGTCTCCTACTGCGCCACCTGCGACGGCCCTCTCTTTCGAGGAAAAAGGGTGGCCTTGATCGATTACACCGGCGGCGCCGCCTATGATGAGGTGTTGTTCCTGGCCAGTGTGGCCGATACACTGTATTATCTTTTGCCGGAAGGCAAAACCGCCTCAGCAACCGCTGCAGTCAAACTACCCCTACCTGCAAATGTGACGCAACTGCGCCGTTCGTCTCTTTCGATAAAAGGGGCTGACACCGTCACCTCCCTGGTCGCCGATGAGCAGGAATTTGCCCTTGACGGCGTCTTCATTCTTCGAGAAACGCAGAAGGCGGAGATCCTCGTTCCCGGTCTGGCTACTGATGACAAAGCAGTCACTGTCGATGGGCAGATGGCGACCAATATCCCCGGTGTCTTTGCGGCAGGCGACTGCACAGGAAAGCCCTATCAACTGGCCCGGGCCGTAGGCCAAGGCGCTGTGGCCGCCCTTAGCGCCGTCGGCTATCTGGACAATCCCCGGAATTGA